The following are encoded in a window of Lonchura striata isolate bLonStr1 chromosome 33, bLonStr1.mat, whole genome shotgun sequence genomic DNA:
- the S100A14 gene encoding protein S100-A14: MGQCNCRKKRKDCQELTDVERAIETVISQFHCYAVKGQKEYLTPNEMQELVVQKLPHLGKCVGPLEEKIECMGDPNEAKLEFGEYWDMMGDAAKGCRRK, translated from the exons ATGGGCCAGTGCAACTGCCGCAAGAAGCGCAAG GACTGCCAGGAGCTCACGGACGTGGAGCGGGCCATCGAGACCGTCATCAGCCAGTTCCACTGCTACGCAGTGAAGGGGCAGAAGGAGTACCTGACCCCCAACGAGATGCAGGAGCTGGTGGTGCAGAAGCTGCCGCACCTGGGCAAG TGCGTGGGACCCCTGGAAGAGAAGATCGAATGCATGGGAGACCCGAACGAGGCCAAGCTGGAGTTCGGAGAGTACTGGGACATGATGGGGGACGCGGCCAAGGGCTGCCGGAGGAAGTAG